A window from Nevskia ramosa DSM 11499 encodes these proteins:
- a CDS encoding endonuclease/exonuclease/phosphatase family protein gives MPASLPTLTLMTLNIHMGFAQFNRRFVLPELKAAVHAVHADIVFLQETLGSHAGHALRHAGWPAEEQSSFIADTLWGNVAYGRNAVYADGHHGNAVLSKFPILRWDNHDISILGTEPRGFLHCVLAVPQGGKRPPLEVHAICTHLGLREAHRRQQLERLCDFIAELPPEAPLIVGGDFNDWRQRAGPMLAKAGLVDAFVATGQLSPRSFPVRVPLLRLDRIYVRGVTVAAAEVLSAPPWKHLSDHAALTATLQP, from the coding sequence ATGCCAGCAAGCCTTCCCACGCTGACCCTGATGACCCTGAACATCCACATGGGCTTTGCCCAGTTCAATAGGCGCTTCGTGTTGCCGGAGCTGAAGGCGGCGGTGCACGCGGTGCACGCCGATATCGTGTTCCTGCAGGAAACGCTGGGCAGCCATGCGGGTCACGCACTGCGTCATGCCGGCTGGCCGGCGGAAGAGCAATCGAGCTTCATTGCCGACACCCTGTGGGGCAACGTCGCCTACGGCCGCAACGCGGTCTATGCCGATGGCCATCACGGCAATGCGGTGTTGTCGAAATTTCCGATCCTGCGCTGGGACAATCACGATATTTCCATTCTCGGCACCGAGCCGCGCGGCTTCCTGCATTGCGTGCTCGCAGTGCCGCAAGGCGGCAAGCGGCCGCCGCTGGAAGTGCATGCGATCTGCACCCACCTCGGCCTGCGTGAAGCGCATCGCCGGCAGCAGCTGGAACGTCTCTGCGACTTCATCGCCGAGCTGCCTCCGGAAGCGCCGCTGATCGTCGGCGGCGATTTCAATGACTGGCGCCAGCGCGCCGGCCCGATGCTGGCCAAGGCCGGGCTGGTCGATGCCTTCGTTGCCACCGGCCAGCTCAGCCCGCGCAGCTTCCCGGTGCGGGTGCCACTGCTGCGCCTGGATCGCATCTACGTCCGTGGTGTCACTGTCGCCGCTGCCGAAGTGTTGTCGGCGCCGCCGTGGAAGCATCTCTCCGATCACGCCGCACTGACCGCCACCCTGCAGCCATGA
- a CDS encoding lysylphosphatidylglycerol synthase domain-containing protein, producing MQTNPPSRQHHYQLLKRGLAVAFFLLVAWLIYRYGRTLDWQQIWRSVQQIDRSTLLLAAACSIGSYAVYACVDLFARHALRLQVSKAKAMAIAFVCYAFNLNFGSWVGSIGFRYRLYSRIGLDAEQVTRVVGMSLVTNWSGYFLLAGVAFAFNFVKPPAGWEIGRLGLTIAGVALLATLVLYIGASALAKRRSWTIRGRELSLPSAGFATLQVLVSSLNWLLIAGILYVLLRQHVDFPLVLGVFLLAAIAGAATHVPAGLGVTEAVFFAVLGSRVPHAELFAALLTYRALYYLMPLCAAIPVYFLLEAQGRSHKLDAENDAAEHPEETAAAIPQQQRSAQT from the coding sequence ATGCAGACCAATCCGCCCAGCCGCCAACATCACTATCAGCTGCTCAAGCGCGGACTCGCGGTCGCGTTCTTTCTGCTCGTCGCCTGGCTGATCTATCGCTACGGCCGAACGCTGGACTGGCAGCAGATCTGGCGCTCGGTGCAGCAAATCGATCGCAGCACCTTGCTGCTGGCTGCGGCCTGCTCGATCGGCAGCTACGCCGTTTATGCCTGCGTCGATCTGTTCGCACGCCATGCGCTGCGATTGCAGGTATCGAAAGCCAAGGCGATGGCAATCGCCTTCGTCTGCTACGCCTTCAATCTGAACTTCGGCTCCTGGGTCGGCAGCATCGGCTTCCGCTACCGGCTCTATTCGCGCATCGGTCTCGATGCCGAGCAGGTCACGCGAGTGGTCGGCATGAGTCTGGTCACCAACTGGTCCGGCTACTTCCTGCTTGCAGGCGTGGCCTTCGCGTTCAACTTCGTCAAGCCGCCGGCAGGCTGGGAAATCGGCAGGCTGGGTTTGACCATCGCCGGTGTCGCGCTGCTGGCGACCCTGGTTCTCTACATCGGTGCTTCGGCATTGGCGAAGCGGCGCAGCTGGACGATACGCGGCCGCGAACTGAGCTTGCCCAGCGCCGGTTTCGCTACCTTGCAGGTGCTGGTATCGAGCCTCAACTGGCTGCTGATCGCCGGCATCCTGTACGTGCTGCTGCGCCAGCACGTCGACTTTCCGCTGGTGCTCGGTGTTTTCCTGCTGGCCGCCATCGCCGGCGCAGCGACCCATGTGCCCGCCGGTCTCGGCGTCACCGAAGCGGTGTTCTTCGCCGTGCTCGGCAGCCGCGTGCCGCATGCCGAACTGTTTGCCGCGCTGCTCACCTACCGCGCGCTCTATTACCTGATGCCGCTGTGCGCTGCGATCCCGGTTTACTTCCTGCTCGAGGCCCAGGGCCGCAGCCACAAGCTCGATGCAGAGAACGACGCAGCAGAACACCCCGAAGAGACTGCTGCCGCCATCCCGCAACAGCAGCGGTCCGCGCAGACCTGA